TTATTAGTAACATTTACCCATGTCCCTGCTGAGGTAAGCATTTTCCATTGGTAAGTGAAACCTGTAGATGGAGTTATGGCTGCGGTAAAGGTTGTATTAGCATTTACACACACTGTTACCGGGGCCGGATGCGTGACCACCGGAAGAGGTGCACCCGAAGCATTGGCCGTATGCATCCCAATATTGGTGCAGTACTCATTATTATCGGCAATCCAGTCGTTAAGGTTAAAGGTTACAGCAGGCGCTACGGCATTCGGCTTGCGAATCATGGTATAGCCTCTGTTGGCAGGTCCGGTGCCTACACCAAAAGGAACCTGCACCTCATCTATAATGCTGCCGTTTTTCCTAAGCCTGAATTTATCGTTATCATTGATGCCACCCATTACGTCAGGGCTAAATGACGGATTTAACGGGATGCATAATATAGGCGTAGAGGTGCCGCAACGCACCAGGTAGGTGCTGGTTGCCGGTATGGTACCGGTAAGGGATATAACATATCCGGCAGTTGGGGTAGTATCACTAATTTCGCCATAACGTTCAAGCACATAAATGCCATTGAGATTTACGGGACTCGACGATGGGTTATATAGCTCTATAAAACCGGGATCCAGATTTACCTGGTCAAAAACTTCCGAGATATAAATTTCCGGAGATACGCAATCCGATTGTAGTAATGTAAAAGGTGTGCCCGTCTGTCCAAAACAGCCATCGGTAGCGGTAACGGTAATGTTTCCGCTGGTTACCCCTGCGGGAACCATTGCCTGTATTTCAGTATCGGAAATTATGGTAAACGGCATAGTAATACCGTCCATTTTTACAGTGGCAGTATTCGTAAAGCCGCTGCCCGTAATGGTGATCATGGTGTCTTTTGGCCCGGAATGCGGGGTGTAAGAGGTAACTACCGCATTGGTACAGGTAGAAGTCACGCTTCCGTTCAGGGTAAAATCGTCAAAGCGTATATTGCCGGCACCGGTCGCGCCGCTAAGTGTAAGCACTACGGTCACTGTGCCGGTAAGTCCCGAAACAGGATTGGCTACGGGAGTAACGCCTATTGCCGCTCCTGTCCCGTTCCCGGAAAGTGGCGTGGTACCGCTGCCCACATTGATACCGTTGATAGACATTTGCCATGCCTGCGGCCCGGATGTGCTGCGCTGCCGCCAGAAATTAAAGGATGTGATCCCTACCTGGAAATTGGGTGCAACGTTAAAAGTAAGGGTAACTGTGGTTGTGCCTGCAGGGTTGAAAAGCTGTATGGCCTGTCCCGCCGACCCCGAATTGCTGGACCATGTATTGGTACTGTTCGTCCAGGAAGAACCCGACAGGTTTGCTGCCAGCGTAGCCGGGGCAACTGTATAAGGATGGGTGTTTATTGTAGTGGTGCCAAAATTATGCTGGTATATCTGTGCATGCGCGCAGTATCCTGATAAGAGGACAAAAAAAAATTGCAGGAACGTTAGTAAAGCGGCCTGCCTTTTGCATTTTTGTAACATGTTTACTGTCTTTAGTAGCAATTTTTTAAGATAGATTTAACATGGCAAAATTAAAAGGTTTAGGCTTATCTCCAATTTTTTAAAGTTAAATTATAGTTGCCTGATAATGATATATTTGTAAAGCAATGTAAATTAAAATATATGTGCTGTACTAAAAGTGGCACATAATCACTTCAATACAGCACGCATATTTTAAACTTTTTAGTTGACCTGCCTGTTGATATAAACCCATCCGGTATACGAATCGGCCGGAGTCTCAATCACATAAAAGTAAGTACCTGTTGGCAGCTCATCGCCATTATCGGCCTGTCCGTACCATTCGTCTTTGTAATCATTGCGGGTATACACTTCTTTGCCATAACGGTTAAAGATAGCCAGCTTGCGCGCTTGCAGGCCTGTTATGTCAAAATTGTCATTCTTCATGTCATTGTTTGGCGATATACCCCTTGGAATCGTACAGAACGAAGCTTCTACTGTAAAAGTATACATGCTTTCACAACCTGTTGCTGTAGTGACAGTCACCCGGAACTGAAGCGGGAAATCAGTTGCTTCTATACCATTGCTGTCCACATATTGCGACACGTTGAAGGTGTTCTCATTGCTGCCAACCACAATACCCTGCTCATCCTTCCATTCAAAATCTGAAGTGGCGATATCAAAAGAATTATCCAAAGGCAATCCTTCCAGAACATAGTTCTTTCCAAAAGAGGTATCCCTGCATCCCTGTGTACCCGTAACCTGTGGGCCTGCCGGCAGCGGGCTGAGGGTTATCGGGGCAGAAACCGAAGTACATCCGTCCGCATTTTTAACGGTAATGGTATAATTCGCAGGAGCAAGACCGGCAAATGTTGTGGCCGTCTGGAAAGCGCCGCCATTAAGGCTGTAGGTCATGCCTGTTTCAGTCGGTGCCGTAACCGTTATCGATCCGGTTGGCACAGCACAGGTAGGCTGTATAGTTGTTGCTGTAGCTGTTGCCGGTCCGTTTGGTACAGCATTTATTACTATGTTGTTGCTTACTGAAGTACATCCGTCGGCATTTTTAACGGTAATAGTATATGTACCCGGCGCCAGGCCGCCAAATGCTGTTTCCGTTTGGAAAGCGCCGCCATTCAGGCTGTATGTATAACCAGTTCCCACGGGTGCAGTAATGTTTAGCGAGCCTGCTGGGGTAGCGCAAGTAGGTTGTATTGGTGTCACCGTTGCCAAGTCAGGCGCATTTGGCACAGTATTTATAAAGATGTTATTGCTTACTGAAGTACATCCGTCAGCATTCTTAACGGTAACGGTGTACGTTCCCGGGATAAGGTTGCCAAAAGTTGTTTCCGTCTGGAAAGCCCCACCGTTAAGGCTGTATGTAAGTCCCGCTCCCACAGGAGAAGTAACGTTGATCGATCCAAAAGGGTTGACACATGTAGGCTGTAAAGTTGTAGCAGTCGCCGGAGCCGGAGCATTCGGAACAGGGTTTATGATAATACTGTTTACCGATGTACATCCATCCGCATTTTTAACAGATATAGTATAAGTGCCGGGAGCAAGGGTGGCAAAAGTTGTTTCCGCTTGGAAAGCTCCGCCGTTCAGGGCGTATGTAAGTCCTGTTCCAACCGGTGCAATAATAGTTATAGCGCCTGTAGTCACTACACAGGTAGGCTGTACTGTTGTTATAGCAGCAGGCGCCGGAGCATTTGGCACGGCATCTATTACGATGTTATTGCTTACAGATGTACACCCATCAGCATTCTTTACGGTAATAGTATAGGTCCCCGGAATAAGATCGTCAAATAGCGTTTCCGATTGGAAAGCGCCTCCGTTAATGCTGTAGGTAAGTCCGCTTCCAACGGGTGCGGTTACGGTTATAGATCCGGTAGGGGTTGTACATGTTGGCTGCATGGTTGTTGCAATTGCCGCATCAGGTACTATTGGCGCAGGATCAATAAAAATATTGCCGCTTACAGAGGTACATCCGTTAGCATTTTTTACAGTGATCGTATAGGTGCCGGCGGCAAGCGTGTCAAATGTCGTTTCCGTTTGGAATGGCCCTCCGTTAAGGCTGTAGGTCATGCCTGTCTCAATTGGTGCGGTTACGGTTATCGATCCGGTTAGTACACTGCATGTGGGCTGTACCGTTGTAACAGCAGCTTGTGCCGGAGCATTTGGCGCAGGGTTTATAACGATGTTAGTATGTACAGAAGTACATCCGGCAGCATTTTTTACGGTAATGCTATACGTTCCAGGAGCAAGGCCGGCAAAGGAGTTTCCGTCTTGGAAAGGGCCACCGTCAAGGGCGTATGTAATTCCTGCGCCTGCCGGTGCAGTAACGGTTATAGTTCCCGTAAGAGTGGTGCAGGTAGGGTCAATCGTAGTTACCGTTGCAACAGCCGGGCCGGCAGGTACCGCATTGATATTGATATTTCCGGTTACGGAAGTACATCCCCCGGCATTTTTTACGGTAACGGTATAAACTCCCGGAGTAAGTCCGCCAAATGTTGTTTCCGGCTGGAATGGTCCGTTGTTAAGGCTGTATGTCATTCCTGTTTCAGTCGGCGCGGTAATGGTTATAGTTCCTGTTGGTATGGCACAGGTAGGCTGCACTGTTGTTACGGTAGCAACAGCAGGGGCGGCAGGTGTACCGTCAATGGTTACATCCATATTGACAGGGGGACATCCGCCCGGCCCTTGTATGGTAAGGATATAATCTCCCGGGTCTAACCCCGCGAATGTAGGTGATGCCTGGAAAGGCCCGCCATTTATCTGGTAGGTAAGGCCTTCGCCAACTACAGGTGTAATGGTTATGCTTCCTGTTGGTGTGGTACAGGTAGGCTCTGTTATAGCTATTGTTACTTCGGGCTGCGGTATGATAACAAGTTGTGCGGCATTGGTAAGTAATGTACATCCAGTTGAAGATATCTGGCAATAATACTGGCTGCCGTCAAAATCTGCCGAAGCAGGGTCAACAGTAAGGGTAGCT
Above is a genomic segment from Flavobacterium album containing:
- a CDS encoding gliding motility-associated C-terminal domain-containing protein, whose product is MRKENKLYHFGVLAILICILGMGASYAQCPTITSFTPASGPVNTVVTITGNNFQSGPGITSAQINGVTVTDFTIITNTEAQVTIPATATNGTITLASSACSGASGSSFTVLASDCNVVAPTEIYISELYDHNPGSYGVIELYNPTNSTIVFNGQYVLERYGDIGDAAPTPGYTLILTGSVAAHSTYLVSSWGTGEQGCNVTVSGNLGGGINGNDEFKLRKNGAVIDISRAPTYAWYSVIRKPNATAPSASYIAGDWNTSPQNGQSCSDLGSHTTTVAAPTTITTQPQDAAVCQDGQAQFSVVISNTVGFSYQWKMLNAAGMWVDVTNGAGYSGATTATLTVDPASADFDGSQYYCQISSTGCTLLTNAAQLVIIPQPEVTIAITEPTCTTPTGSITITPVVGEGLTYQINGGPFQASPTFAGLDPGDYILTIQGPGGCPPVNMDVTIDGTPAAPAVATVTTVQPTCAIPTGTITITAPTETGMTYSLNNGPFQPETTFGGLTPGVYTVTVKNAGGCTSVTGNININAVPAGPAVATVTTIDPTCTTLTGTITVTAPAGAGITYALDGGPFQDGNSFAGLAPGTYSITVKNAAGCTSVHTNIVINPAPNAPAQAAVTTVQPTCSVLTGSITVTAPIETGMTYSLNGGPFQTETTFDTLAAGTYTITVKNANGCTSVSGNIFIDPAPIVPDAAIATTMQPTCTTPTGSITVTAPVGSGLTYSINGGAFQSETLFDDLIPGTYTITVKNADGCTSVSNNIVIDAVPNAPAPAAITTVQPTCVVTTGAITIIAPVGTGLTYALNGGAFQAETTFATLAPGTYTISVKNADGCTSVNSIIINPVPNAPAPATATTLQPTCVNPFGSINVTSPVGAGLTYSLNGGAFQTETTFGNLIPGTYTVTVKNADGCTSVSNNIFINTVPNAPDLATVTPIQPTCATPAGSLNITAPVGTGYTYSLNGGAFQTETAFGGLAPGTYTITVKNADGCTSVSNNIVINAVPNGPATATATTIQPTCAVPTGSITVTAPTETGMTYSLNGGAFQTATTFAGLAPANYTITVKNADGCTSVSAPITLSPLPAGPQVTGTQGCRDTSFGKNYVLEGLPLDNSFDIATSDFEWKDEQGIVVGSNENTFNVSQYVDSNGIEATDFPLQFRVTVTTATGCESMYTFTVEASFCTIPRGISPNNDMKNDNFDITGLQARKLAIFNRYGKEVYTRNDYKDEWYGQADNGDELPTGTYFYVIETPADSYTGWVYINRQVN